The genomic stretch gtttgaaaatatattgtttgttgtgtgatgttttgttatagATATCTGAAAACCTTACAACGTCATAACTATGTGACTCCCAAGTCTTACCTTGAGCTCATCAAGACACTGAAGACTTTGCTAGAGAAGAAGCAAAAAGAACTAACTACAGCTCGCAATCGCTATTTAACTGGTCTTGACAAACTTGACTTTGCCTCATCTCAGGTAATTGACTAGAAGGCTGACAAAGATGTTGTGAGTTTGGAATTTTCAGTTTGGTAATGTTGATTAGATTACAGCGATGCAGGAAGAACTAACTACACTACGCCCTGAGTTGATAAAAACAAGTGATGAAACTGACAAATTGATGGTTGTTATTGAGAAAGAAACAAGACAAGTTGAAGAACAGCGACTAGTTTGTCTGGTTGTGATATATCTGATGTTTTGTTACATgatctttgctgtttgtttagcTGGTAGAAGCTGATGAAATGATTGCTAATCAAAAGGCAGCAAAAGCGAAGTCTATCAAGGTAAGAATATCACAGCTTTATGTGTAGTTTTTATTATAGGCACTGTTTGGTTTACATCTATGATTTCAGTTGCCCATAATACATATgtaaaatttttgttttgtattgtttatttTACTCCTTTTTTATCAGGATGAGTGTGAACGTGAGCTGGCTGTTGCTATTCCTGCTTTGGAAGCTGCTATTGCAGCCCTTGACACCCTCAAGCCTCAAGACATATCTATGGTGAAAACTATGCAGAACCCTCCTTCAGCTGTCAAACTGGTGATGGAAGCAATCTGCATTATGAAGGTAGTTTATCTGACATGTTTACATGCAGCTAGAATATGAAAGAGATTTGGTCTGTATGTGTAGTAACGTAATATTTATATGCTATACACATAACTAATAGGTTTTTGTTGAGTGTCATCGTGGTACCTTTGTGCTCTGTTCACAAGTATGAAGCAAAATGCAGATGTGAAGAACACACTAAGCAGATCTAATTCAATGATTGGCTTATAGAACTCACTAGGTGTTTTAAAATGTGCCAGTTTATATTTTATGAAAAACTCTgctttttaaaaatttagtcACAGATGTGCTCCTCAGCTTatatgctgtagaatttcttgTAGTTTGTGGTGCATACTTTACATCTCTACCAACCAGTTTCTTTTAGAGAGAATTAACCAGCTATCAGCTGCATGACTTCTACTGTACTAATTCTCTTCATTACTGATAAGGAATGTGCTCTAAATGATCgattacatatttatttgCATATCAGAAggttgttgtgtttgctttcttgtgtTTGGCATCTGTACAGCTAACTACATTGATTGTCATGAAATGGTGAACATAGACGTTACCGTGAGTAACATTGGTATTACATCAGCTTTGGTATGTCTGTTATTAGAACATTAGCATGCAGTAGTTGGTCATTTAGGCTTTGATTATGGCGAACTTTTTCTGCCTTCAGTTTTTTGCCTTTTTCATAACTGCAGCCACCTCACTAACATCGTGTTGGTTGTATAGCAGCATGAACTAGTTGGATGTTTTGCATCTGACAGGTGGTCTGTGCAACTAATTATGAGAACTATCATATTATAGTATCATAAAAGTACATTATTTCTTTTGATGGTCTTAGACTGATATGGAGTAGATTTTTATAGACTATTCTACTTTATTAGAAGACAAATTTTATCTTTGCACAAGTTAGAATAGAAATGACATTACTATAGCTaagaagagacagcaacaacaactgccGACAAGCTTAATTGGAGCATCTATATGTATTTTAGGGCACTTGTTTGAGTTATGTATTATTTCTGATTTTTTTTTAACATTCAAAATAAAACATTATTCTGTTCGTTGCATTTTATACCTACTGTGTTTTAggatgtttgtatgtatggcACATGAGAAAATTAATAGTGACCTGGGAATGGGGGGCTTCCTAAATGAATGGAATGATGACTGGGAAGGACAGGGAGTGAATTGTTATGTCTAACCCAATGATTACTCTGACTAGATCTTTGACTCGTTAATTTGATAGTACCAACTGCTTGTGATTTTCGAAGTTGTCGTATTAGGAAGATGATTTGTTTTCCATGTAGTGTACTGCCAGACAATATATTCTGTACTCTTTACATGTAATTTTATTTAGGGTGTAAAACCAGATCGGAAACCTGATCCTTCAGGATTTGGCAAGATTATCGAGGACTACTGGGGAGCTTCTAAACGAGTAGGATCTTATCTTCTCTTAATGGTGACTGTTGAGAGCATTTGATTATTGTTGCAGATTTTGAGTGATATGAAGTTTCTAGACTCACTAAAGGAGTACGACAAATCGTCCATTGCACCACACATCATGAAGAAAATTCGAAGTCTTTATGTTACTCACCCTGACTTTGACCCAATCAAGATGCGAAACATCTCATCAGCATGTCAAGGCATGTGCAGCTGGGTTTGTGCAATGGAAGTATATGACAGAGTAGAAAAGGTGTGGATTGACTGCATGTATTAGACCAACTACTTTGTTAGAATTGTTCAACTTGTTTTAGGAAGTAGCTCCTAAAAGAGTGAAACTTGTTGAGGCTGAACAAGATCATGCAGTTTGTGTGAAGGATTTACGAGTTAAACGAGCAGCATTAAATACTGTTTTAGCACAACTGGAGTCTCTCAACAAGTCTTTCAAAGctaaaaagaagaagaaattgGTAAAATCTGAATTGTGTGACTTTAAGTCGTTACTGATACCTGAAGTAAGCAATGGCcttgttttttaattaataaatgtagAATTTAAACTAAAAGAGGGCTTACGGTATGCAGTCAGACAAGTTTAAGGAGGTAGTAAAACCATTTCATAGCAATTGACAAGCAGTTATGTCTGAGGAGTGTCTTAGACATATGTATTCCTTTCTTGAAAACTGACTGTTTTAATGACAAAAGATATCTCTTGTAAGTGCAATGTATGGTGTAGTTAGCAACcttttttgtaattttgtgtATCATTTGCAGTTCCCAACTGCCATGATCTTGCTGACTGCTATAATGTCATGTATTTTGTACCATTACTATTATTCTTCTTTGCCGTTTTTTCAGCTAGAACTTTAGATGGAAGCTATTGCAGCAATTAAATCACCGCATGTTTTGGTATCTAGCTGTTGCAAAATAGTGTTTCTTTGAAAGGAATGAAAGGACTTTTCTCATGTTTAAGATGATTCAAGCTAATCTACAACTTAATCAACAGTTAAATTTTAGttgttagtgtttgtttgacttATATTTAATAGATAGCAGTACTTACATATTAATGTGTAATTATGCTGTATTGATATTATGATTGGCTGTTTCTCAGACTTTGGAGGAAAATATTGTATTATGTTCACAAAAACTGGTGAGAGCTGAAAAGTTGATCAGTGGTCTTGGAGGAGAAAGGGAACGTTGGACAAAAGCCGCTGAGCTACTTGAAAGCGCAGTTAAGAATATCATGGGTGATGTACTACTCTCATCTGCAGTGGTTTCATATCTTGGAGCATTTACAGCTGACTTTCGTCAGGTTATTGTTTTCAACTGACTTTGTGAGCTTATTTGTAATACATACAGCTAATGGCATCAAACAAGCTTAGCGcagggtttgtgtgtgtgtgtgtgtgtgtgtgtgtgtgtgtgtgtgtgtgtgtgtgtgtgtgtgtgtgcatgtatgtgtgcatgcgtgcatgcatgcgtgtgtgtgcatgcatgcgtgtgtgtgcatgcatgcgtgcgtgcgtgtgtgtgtgtgtgtgtgtgtgtgtgtgtgtgtttcaacTGGTGATTTTCTTTAATTTTGCACCAGTACATATTTCTTTGCCGTATTTTGATTTGAATGCGTATTCTGGTTTGTTAAACAAGAATCTCAACAATGCACCTAATCACAATTTACTAGTCTTACTACATACTAACTATATTTGCAGTATTGCAATCAGTTGCATTGCATTTGTCAATTAAATTGTTACCATTAAATTGAATAGGGAGTGTGAAATTGCAGATACAAATATTTTCAAAGGAATCATGACAAGTTAATTCATATCTTATAATCATCGTGAATTTTATAAGCAATTGTGTGTCACTTTTTGAAATACACTAGAATTTACAGTATGCCTTCATTTAGTTGCAGACAATGACTTTCAGGACTTtactatatatgtagcagtGACTATCGATTGTGAACATGGTTTGCAGCATCTACTGTGGATTTTCTGGCAAACAGTAACTGCTTTTGTGTAATACAGTAGACTGTATATTGTAGTATTAATATCAGCAACTCAACTACACATATAGATCAATCACATCTACTACTGTTGGTGCTGTGAGTATTTCAGAGTGCTAGCTTTGATGTTCTTTTATGAAGTAGAATCTTTATATTGACAAAGCAATGTAtataatcatcatcatcatcataataataataataataataataataataaaaataataataataataattgcagaaagtcaggcaaattcctatctgtgagagacaatgccttccaaggatctttgtgaacagtggaaccctgaagcttattggtgatcttaacacgatcatcagttcgttgaaggatgaaccagatatgagtgaaatcagttacctggtatactctgctgcttcactagtgtccaaaaggcggggcttaaagacgacgaagtcaaccaattctcaaacaccaacatggagacgaaggctggatatggagattctcacacttcgacgtgcgatctcactattgctggaggttagaaagggttcatcgggcattcgtatgttacatgaactccgacgtcttcggcatcggttgggcatttcctgttcggagagttgtgaggtctccatcaatcgattaaaaatggaacttaagtccaaggtcgagcggaccaggaggctggagaagaatcgtaagagacttcgccagaatggtttgtttcaacgagatgctggacggttttacagagagctggataagcagactatccgggtcacttccccgccatccgagtctgagatcgaacagtattggggtggtatcctagaaactgaggtacatcacaatgagtctgccttctggctgagatgTCAAACCGATgacgagacgcaccggaaagatgagcagcagtggttacctatctcagacagtgaggtcacatcgtgtctcaaaaggatggggaactggaagtctcctggtccagacaaggtttatggtttctgggtcaagcgtatcatgtgtcttcacactgatctgactcgtaactacaacctgctggttcagaatccagactctgtacccgactggttgtctcaaggaataactactctgattcctaagaatgacaagactgaccaggccaaaaattaccggcctatcacgtgtctgtctgtcttctataagaccctcacctcagtcatcaggcagaggattgcagggcatttggatcagagaaacctcatggcttcggagcagaagggttgtcgacagggatcttttggtgcaaaggatcagctgttgatcaacaagctgcttaccgaagactgtaggaccaggcacaagagcttgagcatggcttgggtggactaccagaaagcctatgacagcgtgccacacagttggttgctccaatgccttcagctgcataagatcagtccagtcttgtgcgggttcctgtcacgtgtgatgaagagttagaggacatcgatggtgctttcttgcgggaatagtactatcaagacaaggcttatgcagatcaggaggggtatttttcaaggtgactcactttctccacttctcttctgtatggctctcaatcctctgagcaaggagctgaacagaaccggttacggctactgcatgaccactgggcatggtgagactgccaaacgtcagcttatcagtcatctactttacatggatgatctgaagctgtatggcagaaactctgatcagttggacgggttgttgcgcacggttcgtaccttctctgatgacatccagatgaagtttggtctggacaaatgtgctgttgcacactttgtcaacggcagactatctggacacaactctggggtgacggtaggaaaaacggacaccatcaactgtctggaaccgggtcaagtctacaagtacttgggtgtagatgagagtaatcgtattcagcacagcatgatgcgggagagacttcGTCgcgagtacttccgcagagtgaaggtggttcttcggactgagttgtatggtcggaacaagattctagccatcaatgggtttgcactaccggttctcacttacggttttggcgtcattcattgggggtgcacggacctgcagcagctcgatcgacggaccagaaagctcctctctatgcacggtgtccaccatcctgctgcaaacgttgaccgactgtatgctccttgcagtgatgggggtagggggttacaacagattgagtcgacatatcaatcttgtattgtgaggctgaactgttaccttgctgacagttctgatcctttcatgcagatgatacgggagtgtgactctggaaaatcttcacactcgatcaagcgcatggcttgtcggtttactgcacagctgtggaggagtcttgctttggacgacaagttgcagaacttacacaggagtgcatccatctcggttgaaggtggcttcgagcaagcgcctaaaACAGATGTGAGACATTatcgtacgtgttgcagttctcttcgtgtgcggtcctggagcgggaagcctatgcacgggcagtatcgtcgtctcactgagcaactgcctgtggacatgaaagagacctatggatggctaaaggcagcgaatcttcctgctgcaactgagggactggttgttgctgctcaagaccaagctcttcggactcggtactatgagtgcaagattctacatcgtgatgtcagtcctacttgccgcatgtgcagtgtaggcctggaaacagtcgaccacattgtggcaggctgtagtgctttgacaccgacggactacactgatcgacacaatcaggtggcctccatcattcactgggacgtttgtcgccattttggggttccagtggagagcagatggtaccggcatcatcctgatagacttgtggagacggatgacattactatgatgtgggataccaccatccccactgccaggaagatcaaagccaatcgttcagacatctgtctcagaaataagaagacaaacacttgtcttcttattgatatcagctgtcctgctgatggcaacattggcaagaaacatgctgagaagttggcgaagtacagcgacttgcgagtggagataagccgcatgtggcattgtcgaacactggtggtttccggtggtcttgggagctttgggcacagtgcacgcaggtattgcacggtggctggacattattccaggtcatcacaacctgcagcacttacagaaaacagtgcttctgggatctactcggatcctttgtaaagtcatgtcttctttctagacagtcgtgatggtctaagtacttctgaagcagggtttgcttccggtacttgtaatagactttacaaaccagactgatctggttgagcacgacataataaaAAAGTCACCActgtggcttagtggttagcgacaatggctaccactccatggtttggggctTCAAagcccagtgacgacagtaaattgtgaaacttgtctgtctttctttctcatgtttctctagctttatccatgagactatgactcgtttcagttgttggggagtttctgtggtctggtgaacggtccgttgacgatgacgttcagtgctttccaggtggtcattgatatccactaggcgtgctgtatcgagtacgcggtcaccgtaatgcctgcaatctatatcgaattggctagtcattcattgccgtatggactacacggaaacatgtaccccgctgggctcacctgccgggttggtgggcacccagatgggggtaaagaccccacttgcccattatggaggggcataacgacacagcttattggtgatcttaacacttcgacgtgcgatctcactgttgctgtaggttagaaagggttcatcgggcattcgtatgttacatgaactccgacctcttcggcatcggttgggcattttctgttcggagagttgtgaggtctccatcaattgattgaaaatggaacttaagtccaaggtcgagcggaccaggaggctggagaagaatcgtaagagactttgCGAGAACgttttgtttcaacgagatgctggactcttttacagagagctgggtaagcagactatctgggtcacttccccgccatccgagtctgagatcgaacagtattggggtggtatcctagaaactgaggtacatcacaatgagtctgccttctggctgagatgTCAAACCGATgacgagacgcaccggaaagatgagcagcagtggttacctatctcagacagtgaggtcacatcgtgtctcaaaaggatggggaactggaagtctcctggtccagacaaggtttatggtttctgggtcaagcgtatcatgtgtcttcacactgatctgactcgtaactacaacctgctggttcagaatccagactctgtacccgactggttgtctcaaggaataactactctgattcctaagaatgacaagactgaccaggccaaaaattaccggcctatcacgtgtctgtctgtcttctataagaccctcacctcagtcatcaggcagaggattgcagggcatttggatcagagaaacctcatggcttcggagcagaagggttgtcgacagggatcttttggtgcaaaggatcagctgttgatcaacaaactgcttaccgaagactgtaagaccaggcacaagagcttgagcatggcttgggtggactaccagaaagcctatgacagcgtgccacacaattggttgctccaatgccttcagctgcataagatcagtccagtcttgtgcgggttcctgtcacgtgtgatgaagagttggaggacatcaatggtgctttcttgcgggaatagtactaccaagacaaggcttatgcagatcaggaggggtatttttcaaggtgactcactttctccacttctcttctgtatggctctcaatcctctgagcaaggagctgagcagaaccggttacggctactgGATGACCACTgagcatggtgagactgccaaacgtcagcttatcagtcatctactgtacatggatgatctgaaggtgtatggcagaaactctgatcagttggacgggttgttgcgcacggttcgtaccttctctgatgacatccagatgaagtttggtctggacaaatgtgctgttgcacactttgtcaacggcagactatctggacacaactctggggtgacggtaggaaaaacggacaccatcaactgtctggaaccgggtcaagtctacaagtacttgggtgtagatgagagtaatcgtattcagcacagcatgatgcgggagagacttcGTCgcgagtacttccgcagagtgaaggtggttcttcggactgagttgtatggtcggaacaagattctagccatcaatgggtttgcactaccggttctcacttacggttttggcgtcattcattggggatgcacggacctgcagcggcttgatcgacggaccagaaatctcctctctatgcacggtgcccaccatcctgctgcagacatTGACCGACTGTATGCTCCTtacagtgatgggggtagggggttacaacagattgagtcgacatatcaatcttgtattgtgaggctgaaccgcgttaccttgctgacagttctgatcctttcatgcagatgatacgggagtgtgactctggaaaatcttcacactcgatcaagcgcatggcttgtcggtttactgcacagctgtggaggagtcttgctttggacgacaagtcgcagaacttacacaggaatgcatccatcttggttgaaggtggctttgagcaagcgcctga from Corticium candelabrum chromosome 21, ooCorCand1.1, whole genome shotgun sequence encodes the following:
- the LOC134196780 gene encoding uncharacterized protein LOC134196780, with translation MGNWKSPGPDKVYGFWVKRIMCLHTDLTRNYNLLVQNPDSVPDWLSQGITTLIPKNDKTDQAKNYRPITCLSVFYKTLTSVIRQRIAGHLDQRNLMASEQKGCRQGSFGAKDQLLINKLLTEDCKTRHKSLSMAQSPTKTCL